From Chryseobacterium salivictor, a single genomic window includes:
- a CDS encoding CinA family nicotinamide mononucleotide deamidase-related protein has protein sequence MKAVLITIGDEILSGNTVDTNSNFIAAELKKIGIPVVQILTVSDEIESIKRNLKSAFEMADLVITTGGLGPTKDDKTKTAFKEFFNDEIILDPETYDHLRRLFEKRNRAHLLELNKPQAEVLSKAFIFQNENGSAPCQMIQENGKIAICMPGVPFEVKPLIKHKIIPFLAEKWSLNYIVTHTISVVGIPESVLSEQIESWELALPKDISLSYLPVGNRIKLRLTAQGKNQKELELRIEEEVQKLNPLIGNHVISWNGDDIQEILKEILDEKKLTVSTAESCTGGELSKLLTSISGSSTYFLGGIIAYDYHKKIEILGVSEKTIQEKTVVSEEVAREMSLGAQKLFKTNISLSTTGVAGPNSDEFSNEIGIAFYSIRVNDFEKTTRLHLPHFERNDFVNFVSQRVLQDLVEILIRAPY, from the coding sequence ATGAAAGCAGTTCTCATCACCATAGGCGACGAAATTTTGTCGGGAAATACAGTCGATACCAATTCTAATTTCATCGCAGCCGAACTCAAGAAAATCGGAATTCCGGTGGTGCAGATTTTAACGGTTTCCGATGAAATAGAAAGCATTAAAAGAAACCTGAAATCAGCTTTTGAAATGGCAGATTTGGTGATTACGACAGGCGGTTTGGGCCCTACCAAAGACGATAAAACCAAAACCGCTTTTAAAGAATTCTTTAATGATGAAATCATTCTGGATCCCGAAACTTACGACCATTTGCGGAGGTTATTTGAGAAAAGAAACCGTGCCCATCTTTTAGAACTCAATAAACCACAGGCCGAAGTCTTAAGCAAAGCCTTTATTTTTCAAAACGAGAACGGAAGCGCGCCCTGTCAGATGATTCAGGAAAATGGAAAGATTGCCATTTGTATGCCCGGAGTTCCGTTCGAGGTAAAACCTTTGATTAAACATAAAATCATTCCTTTTCTCGCCGAAAAATGGAGTTTGAATTACATTGTAACGCACACTATTTCTGTGGTCGGAATTCCTGAAAGTGTATTATCTGAACAAATTGAAAGTTGGGAATTGGCTTTACCAAAGGATATTTCGCTTTCATATCTTCCCGTGGGAAACCGAATTAAATTGCGCTTAACTGCTCAGGGTAAAAATCAGAAAGAACTCGAACTGCGGATTGAAGAGGAAGTTCAGAAATTAAATCCTTTAATCGGTAATCATGTCATTTCCTGGAACGGTGACGATATTCAGGAAATTTTAAAAGAAATTTTAGATGAAAAAAAGCTCACGGTTTCTACAGCTGAAAGTTGTACCGGCGGCGAACTTTCAAAATTACTCACTTCAATTTCAGGAAGTTCTACTTATTTCCTTGGTGGAATTATCGCTTACGATTATCACAAAAAAATAGAAATTCTGGGCGTTTCTGAAAAAACGATTCAGGAGAAAACAGTGGTTTCTGAAGAAGTTGCACGGGAAATGAGTTTGGGTGCTCAAAAGCTTTTCAAAACAAATATTTCGCTTTCTACCACCGGAGTTGCCGGGCCGAATTCTGATGAATTCAGTAATGAAATCGGAATTGCTTTTTACTCGATTCGGGTTAATGATTTCGAAAAGACCACCCGTTTGCATCTTCCCCATTTCGAACGAAATGATTTCGTCAATTTTGTATCACAGCGAGTTTTACAGGATTTGGTTGAGATTTTAATTCGCGCGCCATATTAG
- a CDS encoding NAD(P)/FAD-dependent oxidoreductase — MDLKSNEPFWLVKNGLLSSYPSLKQDEKCEILIIGAGITGSLIAHQMTEEGYKTILIDKREICNGSTSATTSMLQYEIDIPLYKLKDEIGNEAALASYQACSVSIDELEKISKKIKSKAGFKRKESLYFASKKKHVSWLKKEFEARKEAGFKVKWLDPDEIADQFGLKKTHGGILSKQGASVDAFNLAHELLQYNAAKGLKIFDKTEMKSVEYHPNYNEVKLASGFKIKARKIIYCIGYESKNLIKEDFVQLKSTFAMVSEMGQIKNKNFSKTLFWNTDDPYLYMRSTDDGRILMGGGDEDFQNPEKRDQFLSKKQKEIIKIYNSVLPDQPFDTDFVWAGTFGETKDGLPYIGEHPKFKNSYFVLGFGGNGITFSVTGMKMVSDFLRKKTHHLAEYFRFGR, encoded by the coding sequence ATGGATTTAAAATCAAATGAACCTTTTTGGCTGGTGAAGAACGGACTGCTTTCTTCCTATCCTTCTTTAAAACAAGATGAAAAATGTGAGATTCTTATCATCGGCGCAGGAATTACAGGAAGTTTAATCGCTCATCAGATGACGGAAGAAGGCTACAAAACCATTCTGATCGACAAACGCGAAATCTGCAATGGAAGCACTTCTGCAACCACATCAATGTTGCAATACGAAATCGATATTCCACTTTATAAATTGAAAGACGAAATCGGAAATGAGGCAGCATTAGCAAGTTATCAGGCGTGCTCAGTTTCCATCGATGAACTGGAGAAGATTTCAAAAAAAATAAAATCAAAAGCAGGTTTTAAGCGGAAAGAGTCACTGTATTTCGCTTCGAAGAAAAAACATGTTTCCTGGCTAAAGAAAGAATTTGAGGCCAGAAAAGAAGCAGGATTTAAAGTGAAATGGCTTGATCCCGACGAGATTGCAGATCAGTTTGGTTTGAAAAAAACGCATGGCGGGATTTTATCAAAACAGGGAGCAAGCGTTGATGCCTTTAATTTGGCTCATGAACTTTTGCAGTACAATGCAGCGAAAGGATTGAAAATTTTCGATAAAACCGAAATGAAATCTGTTGAATATCACCCGAATTATAATGAAGTGAAATTAGCAAGCGGTTTTAAAATCAAAGCCAGGAAAATTATTTACTGTATCGGTTACGAAAGTAAAAATCTCATCAAAGAAGATTTTGTACAGCTTAAAAGTACATTTGCGATGGTTTCTGAAATGGGACAGATTAAAAACAAAAACTTTTCGAAAACCCTGTTTTGGAATACCGATGATCCGTATCTTTATATGAGATCTACTGATGACGGCAGAATTCTCATGGGCGGCGGCGATGAAGATTTTCAAAATCCGGAAAAGCGGGATCAATTTTTGAGCAAAAAGCAAAAAGAAATTATTAAAATCTATAACAGTGTTTTACCGGATCAGCCCTTTGATACCGATTTCGTTTGGGCAGGAACTTTCGGGGAAACCAAAGACGGATTACCGTATATCGGTGAACATCCAAAATTTAAAAATTCTTATTTCGTTCTTGGTTTCGGCGGAAATGGCATCACTTTTTCTGTAACCGGAATGAAAATGGTTTCTGATTTTCTGAGAAAAAAAACACATCATCTGGCCGAATATTTCAGGTTTGGCCGTTAA
- a CDS encoding RrF2 family transcriptional regulator, translating into MFSKSCEYGIRAAIYVAKHSRNNHKVSLIEVAKHTDSPPAFMAKILQKLTKTEILSSLKGPTGGFFITEEHLNTISLLSIVLAIDGDGIFENCTLGLRRCDGQKPCPMHFNFRKIREEMRETLSNTSLKLLAEEVSDGITFLKR; encoded by the coding sequence ATGTTTTCAAAATCATGTGAATATGGAATTCGTGCAGCCATTTATGTCGCTAAACATTCCCGCAATAATCATAAAGTAAGTTTAATAGAAGTTGCAAAACATACCGATTCTCCGCCTGCATTTATGGCGAAGATTTTACAGAAATTAACTAAAACCGAAATACTTTCTTCCTTAAAAGGTCCTACCGGTGGTTTTTTTATAACGGAAGAACATTTAAATACAATATCACTCTTAAGCATTGTGCTCGCGATTGATGGTGACGGGATTTTTGAAAACTGTACTCTCGGTCTTAGAAGATGTGATGGACAGAAACCTTGCCCAATGCATTTCAATTTTAGAAAGATTCGGGAGGAAATGAGAGAAACCTTAAGTAATACTTCTTTAAAATTACTGGCTGAAGAGGTTTCTGATGGAATAACGTTTTTGAAACGGTAG
- a CDS encoding dienelactone hydrolase family protein, with product MKILKISAVIVLLLFIFSCKEKKDNVRNGLNSVKSTTGKMTTEEVTYDIDGKSYQSFVAYLGDANEVRPVVMVLPEWWGVTDYVKNRAKQLAELGYFAMAVDYYGDGKTVDNPEEAAKLSGEFYKIPIDAKLKFDKAKAQLLKFPNANYDKIAVIGYCFGGAQALNMARLEDELKGAVSFHGNLMTGIKPKNNEVKILVLNGEADTYVPAKEIAAFKKQMDSAKIDYQFIDYPNAIHSFTNPASTAIGEKFNLKVAYNKEVDKKSWEAMKTFLAKIFK from the coding sequence ATGAAAATACTCAAAATTTCTGCGGTAATTGTTTTGCTGCTTTTTATTTTTTCCTGTAAGGAGAAAAAAGACAATGTAAGAAATGGTTTAAATTCTGTGAAATCGACCACCGGAAAAATGACTACAGAAGAAGTAACTTATGACATTGACGGCAAAAGTTATCAGTCATTTGTTGCATATTTAGGGGACGCAAACGAGGTGAGACCTGTTGTGATGGTTCTTCCGGAATGGTGGGGCGTAACTGATTATGTAAAAAACCGGGCTAAACAACTGGCAGAATTAGGCTATTTTGCAATGGCCGTGGATTATTACGGCGATGGAAAAACCGTTGATAATCCCGAAGAAGCCGCAAAATTATCAGGAGAATTCTATAAAATTCCTATCGATGCAAAATTGAAATTTGATAAGGCAAAGGCGCAGCTTCTGAAATTCCCCAATGCCAATTATGATAAAATTGCCGTAATCGGATATTGCTTTGGTGGAGCGCAAGCTTTAAATATGGCACGTTTGGAAGACGAACTGAAAGGTGCTGTTTCTTTTCATGGAAATTTAATGACCGGAATCAAACCGAAAAATAATGAGGTAAAAATTTTAGTTTTAAACGGCGAGGCAGATACTTATGTTCCCGCCAAAGAAATTGCAGCTTTCAAAAAACAAATGGATTCTGCCAAAATAGATTATCAGTTCATCGATTATCCAAATGCCATTCATTCATTTACCAATCCTGCGTCTACCGCAATTGGCGAGAAATTCAATCTGAAAGTCGCTTACAATAAAGAAGTCGACAAGAAATCCTGGGAAGCCATGAAAACTTTTTTAGCTAAAATTTTTAAATAG
- a CDS encoding cytochrome c — protein sequence MEFLNNHKTLFWSALILFLFLTLQIAILPAFTNQQIYKPLPDAKPLTKDELAGKAIYVENGCIACHTQQVREVEMDKVFGSRPSIPADYAGNHRMDFWRNTANLLGSERTGPDLTAIGERQPSSDWQLLHLYQPRAVVNESIMPSFSFLFEEKDYLDKGDIEVKVPPEFLKNKFKKIVPTKKALQLVAYLLSLKQTKLPEGIKPQEFLYKKEVKKSAGGGASALPDGGELFTANCASCHQATGEGLPGAFPPLKGSPIVTGDDISVYVTIIMTGYTGRPGYGPMPAVGKNANFTPEMVTAIMNHERSSWGNNAKPVTLEQVKAVMDQLK from the coding sequence ATGGAATTTTTAAATAATCATAAAACTTTGTTTTGGTCAGCCCTGATCCTGTTTCTGTTCCTTACGTTACAGATCGCGATTTTACCTGCTTTTACCAATCAGCAAATTTATAAACCTCTTCCCGATGCAAAACCTTTAACCAAAGATGAGCTTGCCGGAAAAGCCATCTACGTAGAAAATGGCTGTATTGCCTGCCATACGCAGCAAGTTAGAGAAGTTGAAATGGATAAAGTGTTCGGAAGCAGGCCAAGTATTCCTGCAGATTATGCCGGCAACCACCGGATGGATTTTTGGAGAAATACGGCCAATTTATTAGGATCAGAAAGAACCGGTCCGGATTTAACTGCTATTGGCGAAAGACAACCGAGCAGCGATTGGCAATTGCTTCATTTGTACCAGCCCAGAGCGGTAGTGAATGAATCAATAATGCCTTCTTTTTCATTTCTTTTTGAAGAAAAAGATTATTTAGACAAAGGCGATATTGAAGTTAAGGTGCCGCCGGAATTTCTTAAAAATAAATTTAAAAAAATCGTTCCTACGAAGAAAGCACTTCAACTCGTTGCATACTTATTAAGTTTGAAACAGACAAAATTACCGGAAGGTATCAAACCGCAGGAATTTCTTTATAAAAAAGAAGTAAAGAAATCGGCTGGTGGTGGTGCAAGTGCTTTGCCAGATGGCGGAGAACTATTCACTGCGAACTGCGCAAGTTGTCACCAGGCTACGGGCGAAGGATTGCCGGGAGCTTTCCCACCTTTAAAGGGAAGTCCGATTGTGACAGGGGACGATATTTCAGTTTACGTGACGATTATTATGACCGGTTATACCGGAAGACCGGGATATGGGCCAATGCCTGCGGTTGGAAAAAATGCCAACTTTACGCCGGAAATGGTGACCGCGATTATGAATCATGAAAGATCTTCATGGGGAAATAATGCGAAACCGGTGACTTTAGAGCAGGTAAAAGCAGTGATGGATCAGCTCAAGTAA
- a CDS encoding pyridoxamine 5'-phosphate oxidase family protein yields the protein MSTENLNQKEAIEKLKKLSESARICMFCTDLDSHPNSCRPMSLRETDDQGNLWFISSDQSHKNFEIQKDNRVQLYFMNNSDSEYLSILGKAFIYKDKETIEEKWSAMANAWFDGKDDPNVSVIRVTPDETYYWEPKVGKFVSMLHFATAAISGQKSDNDDGREGTLHI from the coding sequence ATGTCTACCGAAAACTTAAATCAAAAAGAAGCAATTGAAAAACTGAAAAAACTTTCTGAAAGTGCGCGAATATGTATGTTCTGCACCGATTTAGATTCTCATCCCAATTCCTGCCGTCCCATGAGTTTACGGGAAACTGATGATCAGGGAAACCTATGGTTTATCAGCAGTGATCAGAGTCATAAGAACTTTGAAATTCAAAAAGACAATCGGGTTCAACTATATTTTATGAACAACAGTGATTCTGAATATCTTTCTATTTTGGGGAAAGCATTTATTTATAAAGATAAAGAAACTATTGAAGAAAAATGGAGTGCAATGGCAAATGCCTGGTTCGATGGAAAAGACGATCCGAATGTGTCTGTCATCAGAGTTACTCCAGATGAAACCTATTATTGGGAACCGAAAGTTGGAAAATTTGTTTCAATGCTTCATTTTGCAACCGCGGCCATTTCAGGTCAGAAATCTGATAATGATGATGGAAGGGAAGGAACATTACACATTTAA
- the pdeM gene encoding ligase-associated DNA damage response endonuclease PdeM: MNLQTIEKTVQKETLIFTNQRALFWTENKALIISDLHLGKTAYFRKNGIPVPSDILEDDLERLDFLIQHFEAEQLIVVGDFLHAGKNADFKIFEEWRKLNITLKIILIKGNHDIKNADFLLDLNIHIIENSLYTEPFTFIHIPENTENQFSISGHLHPGVTVKLEKRKSVRLPCFRLSENQLILPAFSKFTGLDTQSCQDFECIAFTEDLIFEL, from the coding sequence ATGAATCTGCAGACTATAGAAAAAACCGTTCAGAAAGAAACCCTCATTTTTACCAATCAGCGTGCCCTTTTTTGGACGGAAAATAAAGCTTTAATTATCAGCGATTTACATTTAGGAAAAACCGCTTATTTTAGAAAAAACGGCATCCCGGTTCCGTCGGATATTTTAGAAGATGATCTGGAAAGACTGGATTTTTTAATTCAACATTTTGAAGCAGAGCAACTTATCGTTGTCGGTGATTTTTTGCACGCCGGAAAAAACGCAGATTTCAAAATATTTGAAGAATGGCGAAAGTTAAATATTACCCTGAAAATTATTTTAATTAAAGGAAATCATGATATAAAAAATGCTGACTTTTTACTTGATTTAAACATCCACATCATTGAAAATTCTCTTTACACCGAACCTTTTACTTTTATTCATATCCCGGAAAATACAGAAAATCAGTTTTCAATTTCCGGACATCTTCATCCCGGCGTTACGGTAAAACTGGAAAAGCGAAAATCTGTAAGATTGCCGTGTTTTCGGCTTTCAGAAAATCAGTTAATTCTTCCGGCTTTCAGTAAATTTACCGGCCTGGACACTCAGTCCTGTCAGGATTTTGAATGTATTGCCTTTACGGAAGATTTGATTTTTGAACTTTAG
- a CDS encoding lipocalin family protein: protein MKNLNKLAIPVALGILGVAFLHSCSVGIPKGATAVQNFNAKKYLGKWYEIARFDYRFERNMKNVTATYSMKDNGNIKVDNRGYDYVKNKWKESIGEAKFVENENVARLKVSFFKPIWAGYNIIDIDEDYKYALVAGNNLDYLWILSREKTIPVSYRERFLEKAKKLGYQTGNLIWVEQDE from the coding sequence ATGAAAAATTTAAATAAACTCGCAATCCCCGTTGCGCTTGGGATTTTGGGTGTCGCATTTCTACATTCCTGTTCTGTGGGAATTCCTAAAGGAGCAACTGCCGTCCAAAATTTTAACGCTAAAAAATATTTGGGAAAATGGTATGAGATAGCCCGTTTCGATTACCGTTTTGAGAGGAATATGAAGAACGTCACCGCAACCTATTCCATGAAAGACAACGGCAATATCAAAGTGGATAATAGAGGTTATGACTACGTGAAAAATAAATGGAAAGAAAGTATCGGCGAAGCCAAATTCGTAGAAAATGAAAATGTGGCGAGGTTGAAAGTTTCTTTTTTTAAACCAATTTGGGCAGGCTATAACATCATCGATATCGATGAGGATTACAAATATGCCTTAGTAGCTGGCAACAATCTCGATTATTTGTGGATTCTTTCACGGGAGAAAACCATTCCCGTTTCCTACAGAGAAAGGTTTTTGGAGAAAGCTAAAAAATTGGGTTATCAAACAGGAAATTTGATTTGGGTGGAACAGGATGAGTAA
- the lipA gene encoding lipoyl synthase produces MNEILTDTTIQKPKWIRVKLPTGKNYRELRTLVDKYKLNTICQSGSCPNMGECWGEGTATFMILGNICTRSCGFCGVKTGKPLDVNWDEPEKVARSIKLMKIKHAVLTSVDRDDLKDMGSILWAETVHAVRRISPGTTMETLIPDFQGITKHIDRLIEVHPEVISHNMETVKRLTREVRIQAKYERSLEVLSYLKEAGQKRTKTGLMLGLGEENAEVFQTIEDIRNANVDVITIGQYLQPTKKHLPVKKFVTPEEFNEFGDFARSLGFRHVESSPLVRSSYHAEKHIH; encoded by the coding sequence ATGAACGAAATACTTACCGATACAACGATACAAAAACCAAAATGGATTCGCGTAAAACTTCCTACAGGAAAAAATTACCGAGAACTCAGAACCTTGGTTGATAAATATAAACTCAACACCATTTGCCAAAGTGGAAGCTGTCCAAACATGGGTGAATGCTGGGGTGAAGGAACTGCGACTTTTATGATTCTGGGAAATATCTGTACCAGAAGTTGTGGGTTTTGCGGTGTAAAAACAGGGAAACCTTTGGATGTGAATTGGGATGAACCGGAAAAAGTTGCGCGGTCTATCAAGTTGATGAAAATTAAACATGCCGTTTTAACTTCTGTAGATCGTGACGATTTGAAAGATATGGGCTCCATTCTTTGGGCAGAAACAGTACACGCTGTGCGCCGGATTTCTCCCGGAACAACCATGGAAACGTTGATTCCGGATTTTCAGGGAATCACCAAACATATCGATCGTTTAATTGAAGTTCATCCGGAAGTGATTTCCCATAATATGGAAACCGTGAAAAGATTAACCAGAGAAGTGAGGATTCAGGCGAAATATGAAAGAAGTTTAGAAGTTCTTTCTTACTTAAAAGAAGCTGGGCAAAAAAGAACGAAAACCGGTTTAATGCTTGGTTTAGGTGAAGAAAATGCTGAGGTTTTCCAAACCATCGAAGACATAAGAAATGCCAATGTGGATGTCATTACCATCGGTCAATATCTGCAGCCGACAAAGAAACATTTGCCCGTGAAAAAATTTGTTACTCCGGAAGAGTTTAATGAATTCGGTGATTTTGCCCGAAGTCTGGGATTCCGTCACGTAGAAAGTTCGCCATTGGTGAGAAGTTCTTACCATGCCGAAAAACATATTCATTAA
- a CDS encoding cbb3-type cytochrome c oxidase subunit I, whose translation MNNSIFGESGIQITVLLILIPVLVGLLIAVVKTYATYKDLRNRRKLFEFNKKLENLSPEELAFYEKRKIEEAYQLPHNELSGKIPPSDEKGIIHNINAIEELRVIPHKKSFVPQKYISPELAKLILYFLGFAVFWLLFGTTVGEYLGIKFVAPDADHVSWLSFGRLRPVHTNMVFWGWASFAMVGLSYYVIPRVSNIEIHSLKIGWYTLILMNIAVLTGTVSLMAGINNGGGEYREYIWPIMAVFAAGIVLSLYNFLTTVAKRVTREIYVSNWYIIAAMMYVIVILVVAYIPLWQDGLAETIIQGYYMHQGVGMWFMFLTLGLMYYFLPQQLNKPIYSYSLGILAFWTQIIFYTLIGSHHFIFSAIPWWMQTVAIVASVGMVIPVVAGTANFLLTFNGAWHQVKTSYTLPFYLIGIVFYFTGSMQGTVEAFRFTNLIWHFTDFTVAHSHLTMYGIITFMLWAFIYTLVPRITGKEPPKTMVGIHFWLALIGLLFYTFSLMIGSTQKGLLWMDSKPFIQSVVLMAPYWLWRAIGGTMMWISHFVFAYNFYKMVNRKQEIIIPRTPAEILEAKRQLKKTVYFPTK comes from the coding sequence ATGAATAATTCAATATTTGGGGAATCGGGAATTCAGATTACGGTACTGCTGATTTTAATACCGGTACTTGTTGGTTTGCTGATCGCTGTCGTGAAGACTTATGCTACGTACAAAGACCTGCGTAACCGGCGTAAGCTGTTTGAATTCAATAAAAAATTAGAAAACCTTTCTCCCGAAGAACTTGCGTTCTACGAAAAAAGAAAAATCGAGGAGGCTTATCAACTTCCCCACAATGAACTCTCCGGTAAAATTCCTCCTTCAGACGAAAAGGGAATTATCCATAATATCAACGCGATCGAAGAGTTGAGGGTTATTCCGCATAAAAAAAGTTTTGTCCCACAGAAATATATTTCTCCGGAATTGGCAAAACTGATTCTTTATTTTCTCGGTTTTGCTGTTTTCTGGTTGCTTTTTGGGACTACAGTCGGCGAATATCTGGGGATTAAATTTGTTGCGCCGGATGCAGATCATGTCAGCTGGTTAAGTTTTGGGCGGCTTCGTCCTGTGCACACCAATATGGTTTTTTGGGGCTGGGCATCTTTTGCTATGGTGGGACTTTCTTATTATGTAATTCCACGGGTGAGTAATATAGAAATTCACAGTCTTAAAATCGGGTGGTATACATTAATCCTCATGAACATTGCAGTATTGACGGGAACAGTTTCATTAATGGCTGGAATTAATAATGGCGGTGGTGAATACCGGGAATATATCTGGCCGATAATGGCGGTTTTTGCTGCAGGAATTGTTCTTTCACTTTATAATTTTCTGACGACCGTAGCGAAACGTGTTACCAGAGAAATCTATGTTTCCAACTGGTATATTATTGCCGCAATGATGTACGTTATTGTTATTTTGGTTGTGGCTTATATTCCTTTGTGGCAAGATGGACTGGCAGAAACAATCATTCAGGGTTATTATATGCACCAGGGAGTAGGGATGTGGTTTATGTTTTTAACTTTGGGTTTGATGTATTATTTTCTTCCCCAGCAGCTTAATAAACCGATCTATTCTTACAGTTTGGGAATCCTGGCCTTTTGGACCCAAATTATATTTTATACTTTGATCGGAAGTCACCACTTTATTTTCAGTGCCATTCCGTGGTGGATGCAGACGGTTGCTATTGTGGCGAGTGTCGGTATGGTGATTCCTGTGGTGGCGGGAACGGCCAACTTTTTACTTACTTTTAATGGAGCCTGGCATCAGGTGAAAACTTCTTATACGCTTCCATTTTATCTCATAGGTATTGTCTTCTACTTCACGGGCTCAATGCAGGGAACTGTAGAAGCATTCCGGTTTACGAATTTAATTTGGCACTTTACCGATTTCACAGTCGCTCACTCGCATTTAACGATGTATGGGATTATCACCTTTATGCTTTGGGCATTTATTTATACTTTAGTTCCAAGAATTACCGGAAAAGAACCACCCAAAACGATGGTCGGTATTCACTTTTGGTTGGCCTTAATCGGATTGCTGTTTTATACCTTTTCATTGATGATCGGTTCCACACAGAAAGGATTGCTTTGGATGGACAGTAAACCATTTATTCAAAGTGTGGTATTGATGGCTCCGTACTGGTTGTGGCGTGCAATAGGTGGTACAATGATGTGGATTTCGCACTTTGTTTTTGCCTATAATTTTTATAAGATGGTCAACCGAAAACAAGAGATCATCATCCCAAGAACGCCCGCAGAAATTTTGGAAGCCAAAAGACAGCTTAAAAAGACAGTATACTTCCCCACAAAATAA
- a CDS encoding cytochrome C — MTKDRSSVFLFIDDDAKPLAELKTPIVFDFDTSKLTDGDHVLKIVSKSPTGREGIRKINFTVKNGPSISVEGLNEDDVVDGILPLMINAYDKGNQKSFVIEGSETPQTIPVWMWIIMILIVGWGAYYLITYFSGLPY, encoded by the coding sequence ATGACTAAAGATAGAAGTTCCGTTTTCCTCTTTATTGATGACGATGCAAAACCTTTGGCAGAACTGAAAACGCCGATTGTATTTGATTTTGATACCTCGAAATTAACCGATGGGGATCATGTTTTGAAAATAGTGAGCAAGTCGCCAACGGGCCGGGAAGGAATTCGGAAAATAAATTTCACCGTTAAAAACGGCCCCTCGATCAGTGTTGAAGGACTTAACGAAGACGATGTCGTTGATGGTATTCTTCCTTTAATGATCAATGCGTACGACAAAGGAAATCAAAAAAGTTTCGTCATCGAAGGAAGTGAAACTCCGCAGACCATTCCTGTCTGGATGTGGATTATTATGATTTTGATCGTGGGTTGGGGTGCCTATTATTTAATCACCTATTTCAGTGGACTTCCTTATTAA
- a CDS encoding Dps family protein, producing the protein MKPDLGITQKNLTAVHKILNGVLADGNILYIKLRKFHWNLSGDNFMELHLLFEDQYTQVGEAVDEVAERISTLGGTAIGTSIEFAKESQLKETPGKVPDTQGMLKELVADHETIVKSLRDNLDKVEEDHNDAGTADFLNGLMQEHEKMAWKLRKYFKES; encoded by the coding sequence ATGAAACCAGACTTAGGAATTACGCAAAAAAACTTAACCGCCGTTCACAAAATTTTAAATGGTGTCTTGGCTGACGGAAATATTCTTTACATCAAACTAAGAAAATTTCATTGGAATTTATCCGGTGATAATTTCATGGAACTGCATCTTTTGTTCGAAGACCAGTACACTCAAGTGGGTGAAGCAGTAGACGAAGTTGCAGAGAGAATCAGTACTTTGGGCGGCACTGCAATCGGAACCTCGATTGAATTCGCGAAAGAATCCCAGTTGAAGGAAACTCCTGGAAAAGTGCCTGACACTCAGGGAATGCTGAAAGAACTAGTGGCTGATCACGAAACAATCGTCAAATCATTACGCGACAATTTAGATAAAGTAGAAGAAGATCATAATGATGCAGGAACTGCTGATTTCTTAAATGGATTGATGCAGGAGCACGAAAAAATGGCCTGGAAACTGAGAAAATATTTCAAAGAATCATAA
- a CDS encoding RNA polymerase sigma factor: MKNTDLLTLIAFAKNKNQKAQTQLINLFWVDVFSFVMKKVQDEYVADELTVSVFSKVLAKLDLFDPNFQFKTWILTIAQNSIIDYWRKKARENEDSTDNFDGFKNHLALSPEELLISEEDQKQILSIIESLDSNYKDIIQLRFFEEKSIKEIAEEQNITVANTKVRIMRAKKLLAELLKNKESDD; the protein is encoded by the coding sequence ATGAAAAACACAGATCTTTTAACCCTGATTGCTTTTGCGAAAAATAAAAATCAGAAAGCACAAACCCAACTCATCAATCTGTTTTGGGTAGATGTGTTCAGTTTTGTAATGAAAAAAGTACAGGACGAATATGTCGCTGATGAACTTACGGTTTCTGTATTTTCCAAAGTATTGGCAAAGCTGGATTTATTTGATCCAAACTTTCAGTTTAAAACATGGATTCTAACCATTGCGCAAAATTCTATCATCGATTACTGGCGAAAAAAAGCCCGTGAAAATGAAGATTCTACCGATAATTTCGATGGATTCAAAAATCATCTGGCGCTTTCACCGGAAGAACTTCTGATTTCTGAAGAAGATCAAAAACAAATCTTATCCATCATCGAAAGTCTGGATTCTAATTACAAGGATATTATTCAGCTTCGGTTCTTTGAAGAAAAAAGCATTAAAGAAATCGCTGAAGAACAGAATATTACCGTTGCCAATACCAAAGTAAGGATTATGCGCGCTAAAAAATTACTCGCAGAATTGCTCAAAAATAAAGAGTCTGATGATTGA